The nucleotide sequence GCCTCATTACGTTGATACCGGGTGACGTCGGACGCCCCATCGTGGATATGTCACGTGATAGCCTGGGTCCCGATCTCACTGCCGATGCCCGATCGGTCCTTCACAGTTTGAGCGCCATAAAGAAGGAGTTCAAACTCGGCCAGACCTGGTACATTCGTACCACCCTCCCGTATCGCACCACGGACAATCGCATTGAAGGGGTGGTTGTCGCCTATACGGATGTGACGGAGATGAAGGCGGTTCAAGAAGAGCTCGCGGATTCCCGGCGTCGTCTCGCGGTAATCGTGGATACCATTGCCGATGGATTTTTTGCCATGGACCGCACCTGGCGGATCATCCATGCCAACGAAGCGGCCCTCAAACATTTCGACAAAACGCGAGACCAGATCGTGGGTCGTCTGTTGTTCGATGTATTCCCTGAGACGCGAGACACCGCCTTTGAGACCGAGTATGCGCGCGCCATGGAAAGCGGTGAGGCCGTTCATTTTGAGGCGAGCTCCATGATCTCCGATAAAGTGATCGAGGTCCACGCCTATCCGGGTCCAGAGACCATGGCGATCTTGTTTCGCGATATCACGGAGCGCAGGAGGGCTGAGGCTGAAAGACGTCGCCTTGCCTCCTTCCCTGAGCTTAACCCCAACCCGATCGTGGAAGTCGATTTGTCCGGTCAGTTGATCTTCGCCAATCCCGGCACCTACGCCCTTCTCGATAAACTCAGCATCGCCACCAGGGATTACCGGACACTTCTGCCTGACGATCTACACATCATACTCAGTGATTGGGACCGCAAGAGTCCTCTCGTAGTCGGCCGCGAAGTCTCTGTCAAGGACAGAGTTCTTGATGAGACGATCCAGCTTGTCCCTGAATTTGAAGTGGCGCGTATCTATGCGCGCGACATTACAAAACGAAAGCTGGCCGAGAACCAGGTTGCCAGTTTCACCAGGCTCTACGCGGTCTTGAGCAGGGTAAATGAGACCATCGTGAGAACTCGCGACGAAGAGACGTTGTTTCGCGAAGTCTGCCGTATCCTCGCTGACGAGGGCGGCTTTCCTTTAGTCTGGGTTGGCATGGTGGAGAAACAACGGGTAGTTTCAGCGGCTTTTTGCGGTCCCGCAAGCGACTATCTGAAAGAAATCAAAGTCGAGGTAAGCGGCAGGCTTGGCAAGGGCCCTACCGGCACCTGTATACGGGAAAACAGGGCGGTGATCAATGACGATTTTGCGACCAACCCTGCCGTTTCGCCCTGGCATGAAGCGGCCTCACGGTACGGGCTTCGCGCCTCGGCTGCATTTCCTTTGCGCCGACAGAATAAAGCCGTGGGTGCGTTCACAATTTACGCATCAGAATCGAATGCCTTCGATCAAGAGCAGGTCCGTCTGCTCGAATCCTTAAGCTCTGACATCTCATACGCGCTCGATGCCATTGAACAGGAGCGGCTCCGCATACAAACTGAGCTTGATCTCACCAACGCAAAGGAGACCTGGGAACGAACATTCGACGCGGTGCCGGACCTGATCGCGATCCTCGATAACAACCATCGGATCGTGCAGGTGAACGAGGCCATGGCCAAACGTCTCGGAGTGAAAGCCGAGCAGTGCCTGGGCCTATACTGTTACGAGGCTGTTCACGGTCTGTCCTGGCCCCCCGAGTTCTGTCCCCACGTGAAGACCCTCAAGGATTCTTGCGAGCACATGGAACAGGTTCACGAAGCCCGGCTCGGAGGCGATTTCGAAGTGACCACAACCCCGATTTATGACGGCCAGGATAATATGGTCGGCTCCGTACATGTGGCCCACGATATCACCGAGCGCGAGCGGGTTGAACATGCGCTCAGAAGGAACATGGAACGTCTGGACATCATATCGACAACCGCGAGCCAGCTTCTCATAAGCGAAGAGCCTCAACGACTCGTCGAGGCCCTCTGTGACAAAGTTCTTAAGCACCTTGACTGCCAGGCCTTCTTCAACTTCCTCGTCGACGATGTGAGAAACTGCCTTCGGCTCAATGCTTATGCTGGTATCCCCCACGAGACTGCTCAACAGATATTGTTCCTCGATTTCGGCGTTGCTGTGTGCGGATGCGCGGCGCGCGATGCCTGCCGGATCGTTGCCGAGCATATCCCCACCACGCCGGACATAAGGACCGATCTTGTCCGTTCCTTCGGCATCAAAGCCTACGCCTGTCATCCCCTGTTCGCTCAAGGACGCGTCATAGGGACGCTCTCGTTCGGTACCAAATCGCGACTCACCTTCACGGAAGATGAACTGTCGCTCATGAAGACCGTGGCAGATCTGGTGGCAACAGCCATGGAGCGGATTCGTCTACTCAAATCGGCCCGGGAAAAGGCAGAGGAGCTTGAAATCCGGGTGGAGGAGAGGACCTTTGAGCTAAGCGAGGCATATGAATCGCTGCGGACCGAAGTGGAGGAGCGCAAGAGAACCGAGGAACAGCTTCGACAGGCCAACAAAATGGAGGCCATAGGAACCCTCGCCGGAGGGATCGCCCATGACTTCAACAACATCCTTGCCGCCATTATGGGATTTGCGGAGATGGCGGTAGACGACACGATAGACAACCCGGACGTGACGAAAAATCTTCGCTACGTGCTCAAATCGGCTCACCGGGGAAAAGAACTGGTGAAGCAAATCCTTGCCTTTTCTCGCAAGGCCGAACACATAAGGGGGTTGATCTCTGTTGCCTCAATCCTGAAAGAAACGGTGCAGCTTTTGAGGGCCTCTATTCCGAGCACTATCGAGATAAAAGTCAAAACCACCGCAAGCTCAGATAACGTATTCGCCTCCCCGGTAGAAATACAGCAAATCCTTATGAACCTCGTCACCAATGCCTCCCTTGCTATGCAGGACAAGGGGGGGACCGTAGAGATCAGTCTCAATGACATCGATTTCCGGTCAGACCCCCCGGTGGCCTATCCGGATATGGAACCTGGAGAGTACATTCAGCTCGCCGTAAAGGACACGGGAGTCGGTATAGCACCGGAGGTCATGAAGCGGATCTTCGAACCCTTTTTTACCACGCGGGAGGTGGGCAAAGGTACGGGTA is from Syntrophorhabdaceae bacterium and encodes:
- a CDS encoding CheR family methyltransferase, with the translated sequence MPCPIVAIGASAGGLSALELFLAALPRQFNFAVVFMQHLSPKHKNLLPELLKSRMKHLTIEEITDGLEVKAGRLYLSGPKQEIKIEKGVLRVSSRLRPHVHLAIDEFLIALSQDASQRTIAAIFSGAGTDGARGVRAVHSAGGTVFVQDPAGAEYPDMPLAAIDTGEVDGVFSPDDMAREIVKFYDSGMILTAPDQFMAPANFDGLFRLIDEKTGYRFNHYKKGVVARRVRRRMYLHGISTVNEYLEFLAGKDREAHQLAQDLMIGVTSFFRDRLAWKALHLEVTRKLVAQEDDSPIRVWTAACATGEEAYSIAMMLKYELDSAGKKRDIQVFATDVNDRALERAREAIYPPTISADLPPEYIHKFFAAQDDKLSFTVNKEIRQFVVFAKQDVLTDPPFSRLDLVICRNLLIYLEPDAQEKCFTLFHYALKNGGFLFLGNAESPGRNTPLFTSLAHKKCRIYRRAETRTRPRIPLSMPFAERTGTSSRQKPVAEDRRSITQFVQEALLEEHAPAALAINQNHEILYHNGPTNRYLHQPRGTPTQNFLELLPQKLRNRLRGAIYRVGEETKPVNVRTTVTDGDGRKKKVAIRVSKLRDNLFLVTFREKAGPPGETEVLVPEAEVIEETAVRQLENELAATRDDLQSHIEQLRSLNEELESSNEELQAANEELETSREELQSLNEELTTVNAQLQTKIEEQEETNDDLSNFFTSTNIPTIFLDQKFRVKRFTPAMSRLITLIPGDVGRPIVDMSRDSLGPDLTADARSVLHSLSAIKKEFKLGQTWYIRTTLPYRTTDNRIEGVVVAYTDVTEMKAVQEELADSRRRLAVIVDTIADGFFAMDRTWRIIHANEAALKHFDKTRDQIVGRLLFDVFPETRDTAFETEYARAMESGEAVHFEASSMISDKVIEVHAYPGPETMAILFRDITERRRAEAERRRLASFPELNPNPIVEVDLSGQLIFANPGTYALLDKLSIATRDYRTLLPDDLHIILSDWDRKSPLVVGREVSVKDRVLDETIQLVPEFEVARIYARDITKRKLAENQVASFTRLYAVLSRVNETIVRTRDEETLFREVCRILADEGGFPLVWVGMVEKQRVVSAAFCGPASDYLKEIKVEVSGRLGKGPTGTCIRENRAVINDDFATNPAVSPWHEAASRYGLRASAAFPLRRQNKAVGAFTIYASESNAFDQEQVRLLESLSSDISYALDAIEQERLRIQTELDLTNAKETWERTFDAVPDLIAILDNNHRIVQVNEAMAKRLGVKAEQCLGLYCYEAVHGLSWPPEFCPHVKTLKDSCEHMEQVHEARLGGDFEVTTTPIYDGQDNMVGSVHVAHDITERERVEHALRRNMERLDIISTTASQLLISEEPQRLVEALCDKVLKHLDCQAFFNFLVDDVRNCLRLNAYAGIPHETAQQILFLDFGVAVCGCAARDACRIVAEHIPTTPDIRTDLVRSFGIKAYACHPLFAQGRVIGTLSFGTKSRLTFTEDELSLMKTVADLVATAMERIRLLKSAREKAEELEIRVEERTFELSEAYESLRTEVEERKRTEEQLRQANKMEAIGTLAGGIAHDFNNILAAIMGFAEMAVDDTIDNPDVTKNLRYVLKSAHRGKELVKQILAFSRKAEHIRGLISVASILKETVQLLRASIPSTIEIKVKTTASSDNVFASPVEIQQILMNLVTNASLAMQDKGGTVEISLNDIDFRSDPPVAYPDMEPGEYIQLAVKDTGVGIAPEVMKRIFEPFFTTREVGKGTGMGLAVVYGIVKDLDGYIAAESEPGAGSIFRVILPKAASRAAPEQQVAEASPRGKERILFIDDEELLAQWGRAALAKLGYDVTSVTDSVEALKIFTADPSRFDLIITDQTMPGMTGMQLAGELLKIRPEIPVILSTGHSESVTPEAVKAAGIKELLLKPVDRTQFASIVRRVLDL